TTAAAGTTCCTGCCAGCGAAGGTAGGGCCGCTATCGATGTAACGATGAGAGAAATGGGGAGCGCAAAGGCTGCTTTAGTTGCTATCTTCATATATGTCATCTATCCCTGGAGGTACTTAAGCTCATCCTTTAGATAGTTCAATCCTGCCACCCGGCATCTGGGAGTGCCAAGGCTTTCTCGCGCATCTTTACAAACAAAATATAGTAGAAGCTTGTCTTATAAAAATTTGATGAAGCTACAATGTCAATGCTCTGGCCCGTCAAGCGGCTGGTCGTGAGAAACTCAAATGGAACTGAGATGCTATTGTCAGTCTGGCTAAACTCAGTGCAACATGGATGGGAACAACAACGGTAATGAACATTTTTTGCCATTACCGATCTCATCACCGATTATCTCGATCGCCAACCTCATGAAACTGCGTCAAAAAACACTGCTGATTATCAGTCTAACGCTTGCGGGGCTAGTTGGAGTTTTGTATGCCACTGCATCCTTCCTCCTCATGAGGCATATCTATGAATTAGAGAAAGAGTATACTAACCAAGGCGTGAAACGAGCTTTGGATGGCTTATCCGAAGATATTGGTGACGTAGACATTGCAGTTCGTCAGTGGGGCGTGTGGGACGAAACATACTCTTTTATGGAGAATAAAAATCCCCGTTATATCAAAGTCAATCTCGGCAATCAAACTTTTTCGGATTTTAGGCTCAACGTTACTGTACTAATCGATTCTTCCGGTCAAAAAATATTCAGCAAAGCCTTTGATTTCAAGCGTAAGAAAGCTATTCCCGTACCAAAAGCGCTAGAAGAACATCTGAAGTCAGAGACGCTTCTGCTACAACACGCTAACCCAAAAAGCAACCATACCGGAATTCTTCAATTACCAGAAGGTACACTCCTAATTGCCTCTCATCCGATCGTTACCAACAAATACACAGGCCCAATTCGCGGCACCGTCGTCATGGGACGCTACCTAGATGCCGAAGAAATTAAGCGTTTAGCCGCCCTCACCCAATTATCTTTGAGCGTTTATCCTTTAAACGATACTCGGCTACCCCCCAACTTACAGGAAGTGCATTCCGAATTAACAAGTAAAGAGGAAGAAATTAAAGCCAAAACTCAGCAAGTAACAGAAAAAGATCGCAATTCACCAATTGCCAACGATAACATTGTCGTGCGACATTTAAATGATAATTCAATTGCTGGATACACATTCCTCAAAAATATTTACGGCCAACCAGTTTTACTTTTAGAAGTCAAATTACATAGGTTTCTTTACAATCAAGGAAAAACAAGTTTAATTTTTCTGCTATTCTCCTTATTGGGAGTTGGCTTCGTCTTTGGCGTCGCCAATTTACTGCTGTTAGAAAAAATGGTTTTGTTGCGGTTAGCTCGTCTCAGCGATAACGTCAAAACTATTGGCGCTACAGGCGATCTTTCCATGCGCGTATCCAGCCAAGGCAAAGATGAATTATCCACTTTGGCAACAACAATAAATTGGATGTTAGCCGCGTTAGAATCTTCTTTAAAACAACTAAAAGCAGAACAAGAAAAATCCGAGCATTTGTTACTCAATATCTTACCACAACCAATTGCCGATCGCTTGAAACAAGAAGAATCGACTATTGCCGATAACTTCCCAGAAGTAACGGTGCTATTTGCCGATATCGTTGGCTTTACTAAGCTAGCAGCTCGCACATCGCCAGTAGAACTTGTTACATTACTTAACGAAATATTCTCGGCATTCGATCGACTGGTGGAAAAACATGGGTTAGAAAAAATTAAAACTATTGGGGACGCTTATATGGTAGTTGGAGGTCTTCCCATACCTCGCCAAGACCACGCCGAAGCAATAGCCAAAATGGCCCTTGATATGCAGTTAGAAATTAAGCAATTTAATGCACTCAACAATGTAGATTTCAGTATGCGAATCGGTATCAACACTGGGCCAGTTGTCGCCGGAGTAATTGGCATCAAAAAGTTTATTTACGATTTGTGGGGTGATACTGTTAACACTGCCAGCCGCATGGAATCTCACGGTTTGTCAGGCTGTATTCAGGTGACAGAGGCGACTTACAAGTGTTTAGATGACAAGTTTGAGTTTGAAAAACGCGGCCCAATTCAGGTAAAAGGTAAAGGCGAAATGACAACTTATCTGCTTATCGGCAACAAAAATTTTGAGACAGATTAAAATTATTGCAAATTTTCAATAGCAGATTTTAGATTTGTTTTTTTGACTCTTATTGCGAAGTATTATATGCTGTTTGATGCTACTAGCTATGATGCGATATTGTGTCCTGTTACATCGGTATTATATGAGTTATGGGAAAAATTGTCTGTTGCGATCGAGGGTTAAATTTTTACCGCAGATGTAGGCAGATAAACGCAGATAAGAGAGGGATTTTTTTAGGCAATTGATGCGATTCTTTTGGGTTGATGGGGTAAAATATTAATTTTTGTTATCAATTTGGGGCATGGTGGAATAGCACTAAGATAAGCTGGAGCTAGATCCCCGAGTTCTTGAAGAAGTCGGGGATCTGGGCAACAAATTTTGCTTACTCCCTTCCCGCCGTAAGATTATCGATCGCAAGTTACCTGTTGTTCTTTTCTCCCCCACTCCCCCGCTCCCCCACTCCCCCCTAATGCAATACATATTCTTTGAGCGGAAAGGGAGTAACTTAGTGGCATTCGGGCATAGTGCGTTAGGCACCCTCTGAAAGGGAGAGGGAGAGGGAGAGGGAAAATTGTAAAT
The Aerosakkonema funiforme FACHB-1375 DNA segment above includes these coding regions:
- a CDS encoding adenylate/guanylate cyclase domain-containing protein, translated to MDGNNNGNEHFLPLPISSPIISIANLMKLRQKTLLIISLTLAGLVGVLYATASFLLMRHIYELEKEYTNQGVKRALDGLSEDIGDVDIAVRQWGVWDETYSFMENKNPRYIKVNLGNQTFSDFRLNVTVLIDSSGQKIFSKAFDFKRKKAIPVPKALEEHLKSETLLLQHANPKSNHTGILQLPEGTLLIASHPIVTNKYTGPIRGTVVMGRYLDAEEIKRLAALTQLSLSVYPLNDTRLPPNLQEVHSELTSKEEEIKAKTQQVTEKDRNSPIANDNIVVRHLNDNSIAGYTFLKNIYGQPVLLLEVKLHRFLYNQGKTSLIFLLFSLLGVGFVFGVANLLLLEKMVLLRLARLSDNVKTIGATGDLSMRVSSQGKDELSTLATTINWMLAALESSLKQLKAEQEKSEHLLLNILPQPIADRLKQEESTIADNFPEVTVLFADIVGFTKLAARTSPVELVTLLNEIFSAFDRLVEKHGLEKIKTIGDAYMVVGGLPIPRQDHAEAIAKMALDMQLEIKQFNALNNVDFSMRIGINTGPVVAGVIGIKKFIYDLWGDTVNTASRMESHGLSGCIQVTEATYKCLDDKFEFEKRGPIQVKGKGEMTTYLLIGNKNFETD